GGCATCGCGATCGGCGGCGTGGGCGTCGGCGCGGGCGGTGATGCGCGCGGCATCCTGATCGGCGGCGTGGGCGTCGGCGCGGGCGGCAGCGTGAACGGCATCGCGATCGGCGGCGTGGGCGTCGGGGCGGGTGACCGGATCCACGGCGCGGCGATCGGACTCGTGGGCGTGGGGTCGCCGCGCATCGAGGGCCTCGCGATCGGCGGCTACGTGCGCGCGGAGGAGGTGCGCGGGCTGATCATCGCGCCGGCGCTCTTCCGGTCGTTCGAGAGCGCGGACGTGCGCGGCGTGATGCTGTCGGGCGTGACGATCACGAACGGGCACCACAAGGGGCTCGCGATCGCGGTGGTGAACTACGCCGAGTCGCTCGACGGCGTGCAGCTCGGCGTGCTGAACATCGTGCGCGAGAACCCGGCGGGGCGGCGGTGGTTGCCGATCGTCAACTGGGGCAATGGGGGGCGGTGAGTTCCTTGATGAAGGCGGAAGGATGAAGGGGGGCCGGCCGTGCGGCCGGCCCTTCCTGCTTCCGGCGTCCGGCCATCCCGCGGCTGGCGTTTCCGGCGACGCGAGCGCAACGTGCGGAGGGGCTCCTGCGTTGCTGCGGGAGTCGGGGCGCGCCTCGGGTGACGCCCGTCATCATCCGATCCGGAGGTAAGGGCATGCGCGCTTCTTCGTTCACCTCGTTCACTTCGTTCGCTTTGTCGCGGAAGGTGCGGTCGCACGTGCGGTCGCTCTCGGTCGTCGCCGCGCTGCTGGTCCCCGCGATCACCCCGGCCCCGCTCGCGGCACAGGGGGCGCCGGTGCCGAACGCCGAGTGGGAGGTGCCGTGGGGAGCGGGGGGTCGCCCGCGCGATCCGTTCGTCGCGCCCGACGGGCAGGTCTGGTTCGTGGGGCAGGTGGAGAACTACATCGCGCGCCTCGATCCGCGCACCGGGGAGTTCAAGCGCTTCGAGATCGACGCGGGGACCAATCCGCACAACCTGATCATCGACCCGAGCGGGAACGTCTGGTACTCGGGGAACCGGAACGGGATGATCGGGAAGCTCGACCCGCGCACCGGCGAGATCACCCGCTTCCCGATGCCCGACCCGCGGGTGCGCGACCCGCACACGATGGTGTTCGACGCGAAGGGGGACATCTGGTGGACGGCGCAGCAGTCCGGCGCGGTGGGCCACCTGGAGACGCGCACCGGGAAGTACCGCATCGTCTTCACGGGCGAGGGGACCAAGCCGTACGGGATCGTGCTCAACTCCAAGGGCGTGCCGTGGTTCAATCTGTTCGGCACGAACAAGATCGCGCACATCGATCCGGCGACGATGGCCGTCACGACGATCACGCTCCCCGACGAGCGCGCGCGCGGCCGGCGCATCGCGGTCACGAGCGACGACGTGATCTGGTACACCGACTACACGCGCGGCTATCTCGGGCGCGTCGATCCGCGCACGAACGCGGTGACGGAGATCCCGATGCCGGCCGGCGCGGGCTCGCTGCCGTACGGGATGGCGTCGGATGACAAGGACCGCATCTGGGTGACCGAGGGCGTGCCGAACAAGGGCGCGCGGCTCCTCGGCTACGATCCTGCGACGCGGACCTGGTTCGCGAGCACGCCGGTGGGACGGCCGGAGAACAACGTCATCCGGCACATGTACTTCGACAAGAAGACGGGACTGCTCTGGTTCGGGACCGATCAGGGGACGATCGGGCGGGCGGAGGTGTCGAAGGTGAGGACGGCGATGTGAGATGGGATGAAGGCTGAAGGAGGAAGGGGGGCAGGCCGTGCGGCCTGCCCTTCGCGCATTCCAGAGCCTGTGTGATGGAAAGGCGAGGCCGAACGGCCTCGCCCCCTTCATCCTTCAGCCTTCATCTGAGTCTCACGGCCACAGCCACCCGAACATCCCGCCGGCGATCAGTGCATAGAGCAGCGAATCGAAGCACTGGATCGCGAAGCTCTTCCACGGCCGCGCGAACCAGACCGACTCGGCCATGTAGCCGAGGGCGTTGGCCATGAAGGTGGCGGTTCCGGTCACGCGGAAGACGGCGCGGTAGTCGCTCCCGGCGGGCAGGGTGTGCCAGGCGAGGTAGGCGACGAAGACCGAGACGACGATGGAGGAGAGGAGCGAGAGCCCCATGTTGCGCGCCATGTTCGGCATGCCGCGTGGGGCGATGGTGATGTAGGCGATGGGGCCGGCCTCGACCTTCGCGCGCCCTTCGGGGGTCTTGAGAATCTCCCCTTCGCCGAACCAGGGGATGACGTATCGCCCCGGGGGGACCCCCGCGGAGCGGATCGCGGCCATGACCGCATCCTCGGTGGGGAGCGCGCCGAACTCCGTCTTGTGGTTGGGCAGGACGGTCCAGACGAGCGCCGACATCACGAAGATGGCGAAGCCGCTGGCGAGGATCGGGACCCACAGGTCGGTCAGGAACTGCATGGAGCCTCCGGGGGGAAGGGGTCGTGCATCCCCCGAACGTCTGGCTCTTGGGCCGTCGCCGCAATACCATAGGGGTTCCCATGCGGTTCACCGTCCCCGACCCGTCCGAAGCGCTGCTGCGCGAGATCCGCGTCTCGCAGGCGGTGGCGCGCGTGCGCCAGTTGCCGACGGTCTTCGCGGCGAACCCGTTGCTGGCGACGTTCATCGCCGTGATCTACTGGGAGGAGGTGTTCCGCACGGTGCTCGTGGCGTTCGTCGCGCTGCAGTTCATGCTGTGGACGCCGGCGATCCTCAGCTGGCGACGCCTGCGGCACAAGGCGCGGCCGACGCGGGTGAGCATCGGGAACGAGTGGCGCGCGACCGTCTTCTCGGGCGCGGCGGGGGTGCTCTGGGCGGTCGCGGCGTTCGTGCTCTTCCCCGCCGGCGGGAGCGAGGAGCGTGCCACGCTCGTGATGATCATGTCCGGCCTCTGCGCCGGCTCCGTCTCGTTCTTCTCGTCGTCGCCCTACGCATCGATGGCGTTCTGGCTCCCGTTCATGCTCACGCTGCTGGGGCAGGCGCTGACGTTCATGGGGGCGTCACCGGTGCTCCCGGCGGCGATCGCGGTCTTCACCGCCTGCGCCTTCTGGTTCACCCGGACGAGCTGGGACCAGTTCGTCGAGAACGTGCGCGTGCTCGTGGAGCGCGACCGGCTGCTGCAGGAGGCGAAGGCGAGCGGGGTCCAGCTCGAGCTCATGCTCTCCCGGATGAGCGACCTGGCGATGGTGGACGAGCTGACCGGACTGAAGAACCGCCGCTCGTTCTTCGAGGACATCGAGCCGGTGATCGCCGGCAGCCGACGCCGCGGGAAGCCGGTGGCGATCGCGCTGCTGGATCTCGATCACTTCAAGGACGTGAACGACACGCATGGGCACGCGATCGGCGACGACGTGCTGCGGGCGGTGGCCAAGCGGATCGAGGAGACGCTGCGCCAGGAGCAGATCGTGGGGCGCATCGGCGGCGAGGAGTTCGTGGTGCTGCTCCCCGACACGAGTCCGCAGCAGGCGCTGGTGGCGATCGAGCGCGTGCGGAAGGCGGTGGGCGAGACCTCCATCCCGGTGAGCAACGATCTGGAAGTCTGGATGACCGTGAGCGGCGGGATCGCGCCGCTGGCGGACGGAATGACGGTCCCGGCGGCCGTGCAGCACGCCGACAAGGCGATGTACCGGGCCAAGGCCCTCGGACGGAACCGCGTCGAGGTCTACGGTGCCGTGGAGGAGCCGCTGCTTGGTGCTCCCGCGCGGTGAAATGACATAAGTCGTTGAATGTCATGCGGATAGACTCCACATGACATCGTTTGTTCCGCGAAGGATCGCCGCTGGTCCCCGTGATCCTGCCCGCCGTGCCGCGCCCAGGGATCGCCGCGGCTTCGCACCTTTTCCAACCCTGCTGCGTTCTTTGAACTCGGCGTCAAATCCGACTAGATTGCTAGTCTATCTCGCCCGACCCCTGAACCCGCTGCACCCATGAGCTCCTCGATCGAATCGCTGGTCAACAAGGAGTACGCGTACGGCTTCGTCACCGACGTCGAGTCGGACACGATCCCGCGCGGACTCACCGAAGAGACCGTCCGACTCATCTCGGCCAAGAAGAACGAGCCCGAGTGGCTCCTCGAGTGGCGCCTCAAGGCGTACCGCCGCTGGCTCACGATGACCGAGCCGCACTGGCCCAACGTCACCTACGAGCCCATCGACTACCAGGCGCAGACGTACTACTCCGCGCCGAAGTCGGTGAAGCCGCTCCAGTCCCTCGATGAGGTCGACCCGGAGCTCCTCAAGACCTACGAGAAGCTCGGCATCTCCCTCACCGAGCAGAAGCGCCTCTCCGGCGTCGCCGTGGACGCGATCTTCGACTCGGTCTCGGTCGGCACCACCATGAAGTCCGAACTCGCCGCGGTCGGCGTCGTCTTCTGCTCCTTCGGCGAGGCGGTGCACAACCACCCCGAGCTCGTGCAGAAGTACCTCGGCTCCGTCGTCCCCTATTCGGACAACTTCTTCGCCGCGCTCAACTCGGCCGTCTTCTCCGACGGCTCCTTCGTCTACATCCCGAAGGGCGTGAAGTGCCCGCTCGAGCTCTCGACGTACTTCCGCATCAACGCGGCCGACACCGGCCAGTTCGAGCGGACGCTGATCGTCGCCGACGAGGGCGCGTCGGTGAGCTACCTCGAGGGCTGCACCGCCCCCAAGCGCGCGACCAACCAGCTCCATGCCGCGGTCGTCGAGATCGTCGCGCTCGACCGCGCGTCCGTGAAGTACTCGACCGTGCAGAACTGGTACGCCGGCGACAAGGACGGCGTGGGCGGCATCTACAACTTCGTCACCAAGCGCGGCAAGGCGCTCACCGACGCCAAGATCTCGTGGACGCAGGTCGAGACCGGCTCGGCGATCACCTGGAAGTACCCCTCGGTGATCCTGCAGGGCGACAACGCCGTCGGCGAGTTCTACTCGGTGGCCGTGGTGAACAACAAGCAGCAGGCCGACACCGGCACCAAGATGATCCACATCGGCCGCAACACGCGTTCGACGATCATCTCCAAGGGCATCAGCGCGGGCCAGGGGCAGAACTCCTACCGCGGCCAGGTGAAGGTGCTCCCCAAGGCCGAGGGCGCGCGCAACTACACGCAGTGCGACTCGATGCTCATCGGCAACGCCTGCGGCGCGCACACCTTCCCGTACATCGAGGTCGCGAACAGCACCGCGACGCTCGAGCACGAGGCCTCGACCTCGAAGATCGGCGAGGACCAGATCTTCTATTGCAAGGCGCGCGGGCTCAACGCCGAGCACGCCATCTCGCTCATCGTGGCGGGGTTCTGCAAGGAAGTGTTCAAGGAGCTGCCGATGGAGTTCGCATTGGAAGCGCAACAGCTCCTGGGGATCTCGCTCGAAGGCAGCGTCGGGTGACGCTGGGATAAAGGCTGAAGGATGAAGGATGAAAGTGAACGACATCCTTCTCCCCGCCGCATCGCGCACCACCCCCGCATCGACGTTGCATTCAACTTTCATCATTCAGCCTTCATCCGCAGTCATATGCTCACGATCACCGACCTCCACGCCTCCGCCGGCTCCAAGGAGATCCTCAAGGGGATCTCCCTCCAGATCAACGCCGGAGAGGTGCACGCCATCATGGGCCCCAACGGCTCCGGCAAGTCCACGCTCGCGCAGGTCATCGCCGGCCACCCCGGCTATGAGGTGACCAGCGGCACGATCGAGTACGAGGGCCAGGACCTCCTCGACATGGACGCGGAGATCCGCGCGCAGGCCGGCGTCTTCCTCGCCTTCCAGTATCCGGTCGAGATCCCCGGCGTCACCAACGCCTACTTCCTCCGCGCCGCCTACAACGAGCTCCGCAAGGCGCGCGGCGAGGAGGAGGTCGATCCCATCGAGTTCCTCGACATCATGGAGGAGAAGCTCAAGGTCGTGGAGATGGACGCCACGATGATGCAGCGCTCCGTGAACGCCGGCTTCTCCGGCGGCGAGAAGAAGCGCAACGAGATCCTGCAGATGGCGGTCCTCGCCCCCAAGCTCGCGGTCCTCGACGAGACCGACTCCGGCCTCGACATCGACGCGCTCCGCATCGTCGCCGAGGGCGTGAACAAGCTCAAGAAGCCGACCACCGCCACCATCGTGGTCACGCACTACCAGCGCCTCCTCAACTACATCGTGCCCGACCACGTGCACGTGCTCGCCGGCGGCCGCATCATCAAGTCCGGCGGCAAGGAGCTCGCGCTCGAGCTCGAGGCCAAGGGCTACGACTGGCTCCTCGAGCCGGCGGGCGTCTGACCGTGACCGTCCCGACGTACGCCGACCAGTTCGCCGCCGCCGCGACGAACGGCGGGGGCGAGGGGCCGTCGTGGCTCCCCGCGCTGC
This window of the Gemmatimonadota bacterium genome carries:
- a CDS encoding lyase; translation: MRASSFTSFTSFALSRKVRSHVRSLSVVAALLVPAITPAPLAAQGAPVPNAEWEVPWGAGGRPRDPFVAPDGQVWFVGQVENYIARLDPRTGEFKRFEIDAGTNPHNLIIDPSGNVWYSGNRNGMIGKLDPRTGEITRFPMPDPRVRDPHTMVFDAKGDIWWTAQQSGAVGHLETRTGKYRIVFTGEGTKPYGIVLNSKGVPWFNLFGTNKIAHIDPATMAVTTITLPDERARGRRIAVTSDDVIWYTDYTRGYLGRVDPRTNAVTEIPMPAGAGSLPYGMASDDKDRIWVTEGVPNKGARLLGYDPATRTWFASTPVGRPENNVIRHMYFDKKTGLLWFGTDQGTIGRAEVSKVRTAM
- a CDS encoding diguanylate cyclase, whose product is MRFTVPDPSEALLREIRVSQAVARVRQLPTVFAANPLLATFIAVIYWEEVFRTVLVAFVALQFMLWTPAILSWRRLRHKARPTRVSIGNEWRATVFSGAAGVLWAVAAFVLFPAGGSEERATLVMIMSGLCAGSVSFFSSSPYASMAFWLPFMLTLLGQALTFMGASPVLPAAIAVFTACAFWFTRTSWDQFVENVRVLVERDRLLQEAKASGVQLELMLSRMSDLAMVDELTGLKNRRSFFEDIEPVIAGSRRRGKPVAIALLDLDHFKDVNDTHGHAIGDDVLRAVAKRIEETLRQEQIVGRIGGEEFVVLLPDTSPQQALVAIERVRKAVGETSIPVSNDLEVWMTVSGGIAPLADGMTVPAAVQHADKAMYRAKALGRNRVEVYGAVEEPLLGAPAR
- the sufB gene encoding Fe-S cluster assembly protein SufB, yielding MSSSIESLVNKEYAYGFVTDVESDTIPRGLTEETVRLISAKKNEPEWLLEWRLKAYRRWLTMTEPHWPNVTYEPIDYQAQTYYSAPKSVKPLQSLDEVDPELLKTYEKLGISLTEQKRLSGVAVDAIFDSVSVGTTMKSELAAVGVVFCSFGEAVHNHPELVQKYLGSVVPYSDNFFAALNSAVFSDGSFVYIPKGVKCPLELSTYFRINAADTGQFERTLIVADEGASVSYLEGCTAPKRATNQLHAAVVEIVALDRASVKYSTVQNWYAGDKDGVGGIYNFVTKRGKALTDAKISWTQVETGSAITWKYPSVILQGDNAVGEFYSVAVVNNKQQADTGTKMIHIGRNTRSTIISKGISAGQGQNSYRGQVKVLPKAEGARNYTQCDSMLIGNACGAHTFPYIEVANSTATLEHEASTSKIGEDQIFYCKARGLNAEHAISLIVAGFCKEVFKELPMEFALEAQQLLGISLEGSVG
- the sufC gene encoding Fe-S cluster assembly ATPase SufC, whose protein sequence is MLTITDLHASAGSKEILKGISLQINAGEVHAIMGPNGSGKSTLAQVIAGHPGYEVTSGTIEYEGQDLLDMDAEIRAQAGVFLAFQYPVEIPGVTNAYFLRAAYNELRKARGEEEVDPIEFLDIMEEKLKVVEMDATMMQRSVNAGFSGGEKKRNEILQMAVLAPKLAVLDETDSGLDIDALRIVAEGVNKLKKPTTATIVVTHYQRLLNYIVPDHVHVLAGGRIIKSGGKELALELEAKGYDWLLEPAGV